Sequence from the Luteibacter aegosomaticola genome:
GGCTGAGTTTGCGTATCGCGGGTGATATTCCCGAGATGCCCGTGAGCGTGCGGCTTGCCGTGCACAAGGATGCGCCGCAGCTACTCACGTTGATCGACGAGAGCCTCGGCCGCATCAGCGTGGGTGAGAACGAGGCCGTGATCGAGCGCTGGCTTGAGACCGCTTACCTGCGTGCGCCCACCGTGGCGCACATCGCGTCGGTCTACCGCGTGGAGATCGCGCTTGGCGTGGCTCTGGCCATGGCACTCGTATTTGCGCTGTGGCAGATGCGTCGTGCGCAGCTCGCCTCGCGGCGGGGCGAGCAACAGAAGACGTTGCTGCTCGCGGTCATGAGCCACGAAGTGCGTAATGCCGTGAATGCGGTGACGTCGTCCATTGAACTGATGGCGCGTGCGCCGATGGATGGGGCGCAGCGTGACCTGATGGCCATTGCGCAATCCAGTGCGCGCAATCTGCAGGGGATGCTACGCAGCGCCCTGGATTACACGCGTACCGAGGCCGAAGGTTTCACGCCTGATCTCGCCGCATGCGATGCCCTGGCCGTGGCCCGGGAAGTGCTGCAGGGGCATGCGGCGGCCATCGAACAAAAGGGATTGGCCGTGCGCCTGGATCTCCCGATGGGTGCGTTGCCGTGGCTGTTGCTCGATGAGACGCGCCTGCGCCAGGTGCTCGAGAACCTGCTTTCCAATGCGGTGAAGTTTACCGACCGTGGCCACGTGGGTATCGCGCTGTGGCAGGTGGTGGATGGCGATGCGCCGCGCCGTCTTGTCTTCGAGGTGTTCGACACCGGCGCGGGGATCTCCGTGGAGCGGCGGCGCGGCCTGTTTCGTCCGTTCGTCCAGGCGCATGGCCGGCGCTCACGACGTTTGGGTGGCACCGGGCTTGGGCTGGGTATCTGCCGGGAGATCGTGAACCACCTCGGTGGCCGGTTGGTCCTGAGCAGTGAGGAAGGCGTGGGTACGTCGGTGCGCGTGGAATTGCCGACCAGCCTGGTTCCCTCGGTCCCGGTGGTCGAGCCCGCGGCCGCCGATAGTGCGGCCAGCCACGGTGGGGTGGTGTTGCTGGTCGAGGACCATCCGGCCAATCGACAGATTATCGCTGCCCAGCTCCGCTTCCTGGGTTTCGAGACGATGGCTGCCGATCACGGGCAGGCGGCGATCGATGCCTTCGAGCCGGGCAAGTTCGCGGCGGTGCTGCTCGATTGCGAACTCCCTGATATGCAGGGTTACGACATCGCGGCGGAGCTTCGCGCGCGCGAACGGCGCACCGATAGCTCGCGCACGCCCTTTATCGCCATTTCGGCGACCCAGGGAGAGGAGCACATCCAGCGCTGCAACGAGAGTGGCATCGATATCGTCATGGGCAAGCCACTTTCGCTTGATCGCCTTCGGGAGGCACTCTCCCCGCCCGCGCACGAGGACGACGTGTTCTCGCTATTCCGTGCAGAAGGCGCGCGCGACCTGGATGCCGCCCTGGCGGCTGCGGGCCGCGGCGATGTCACCGCGGCCCGGCAATCCTTGCATCGCGTGCATGGCGCCGCACTGGTGCTGCGGCTGACGCAACTCGAGGCGCCGATCAGTGCGGTCACGGGGGCGTTGGCAGGCGATCCGTTGAACCTGGACAGGCACGCGAAGGCCTTGCGCGAGGCGCTGGCGGGCGTGGGTTTCACGGCCGTTTCACAAGACGAGGATTAATTCGCGATCTAACGGCAAGGCCGTTGCCCCTCCATGGGCCGGACACCCTGGCACGGGCTGCTTCACTGGGCGACACGTATGTCGCGGCTAAAACGCGCTCCCACTTTTAGGACAACGCCCAATGGTGGCGGTGGGCGTGGGCTGCTGGAATAACCGGTATCCCCATCGCACCGCCGCCAATCCGCAGGGCTTTCCTGGAGGGCGCGCGTGCCCATTGTCCAAGGAAACCCCGTCATGCACGCTTCCCGTCCCGCCCGCGTTCGTCGCGCTCGCTTATGCCAGGCCATTGCGGTGGCTCTCGTCTTCCAGGCATCGGCGGTCGCCGCCAGAACGCTGCAGCCAGGTCAGAATTACACCGTCGTGCAGGGCGACCCTGTCGAAGCGTGGGTCGCGCGCGGTGGTGGCAGCCTGACCCTGATGCCCGGCGCATCGACGTTGAACATCGCGCTGACGACATCGACCCTGACGGCGACCAACGCCACCATCGCCTCCTCGGGCGCGGGAACGAGCGATATGGCGCTGTCGGTGGCCAATGGGTCGAGCGCCACCCTGCAGGGCGGTGTGATTCGGTCGGAGAACGGCACAGGCCTCGCGATTATCGGTATCGGTGGCTCGGAGGGTAGTGACCAGGCCGCGACGGCGACGCTCAATGGCACCGCGGTTTCCGGCGGGTACCAGGGCGCGATCGTCAGCAACGGTGGCTACCTTACCGCCGTGGGCGCCAGCATTGCCGGCACCGGCGCGAACAGCCGTGGCCTGCTGGTCAACACGGGCACGGCGGAACTGACCGGCGGCACCCACGTCTCCGGCGTGGTGAATGGCGCGGTGCTCCTCGGCGACGCGCGCGGCGGGGATGTGGACGACCCCGGCCGCCACCTCATCGTGGATGGTTCCATCGTCCAGGGCGGTACCGGTGCTGCGGTGCTGGTGCAGTACGGGCTGCCCGCGTGGGCCAATGGCACCGTCTCGGTCGTGAACGGCGGACAGCTGGTCGGGGGTAACGGCGTCGCCATCCAGGTCCAGAACCGCATGCATGCCGATATCGATATCGCCACGAGCAGCGTGGTGGGCGATATTGTTGGTGCAGGCAATGCCACGGCGAATCTCACCCTGGGCGACAAGGCATCACTGCGCGGTGCCGTCAACGGAGCTGGCATCGATACAGGCATTGACGCCACCGCGCGTTGGGAAACCACCGGTGCGTCGTCGATCGGTGGGCTGCGCCTGGACGGTGCGCTGGCCTTCGCTCCGGCGGCCGGTTTTACCACGGTGAACGTGGCGGGCGATCTGTCGGGGCAGGGTGGCAACATCACCTTCAATACGCGGATGAACGAGGGTGGCGCCATCGCCGCCCAGGCAACGGATCGTCTCCTCGTGCACGGCAACGTGACGACGACCGGCACGACGCTGGTCTCCGTCACCTCGACGGGTGATGGCGCGCTCACCGATCTGAACAGGAATGGCGTCGTCGACAACAACGAGGGCATTTCGCTGATCCAGGTGGCCGGCAACTCGCGCGCGGATGCCTTTGCGCTGGCGGGTAGCTATGTGGCCGCGGGGCCGTACCAGTACACCTTGCACGCGTTCGGCCCGGGTGAGGTCGATGCCGCGCAGAGCCAGCTCGGTGCGGGTAGTGGCTTCCAGTGGGATTACCGCCTTGGCAACCGTTACGTCACCGATTGCAGTGACGACTGCGCGCCGCCGGTGACCCCGGAAGACCCGGAGCGGCCGCCTGTCGATCGCGCCGCGGTGGTGCCGCAGCTTCCGGCGTACATGCTCGCGCCGATGGCCCTGCAGAACTACGGCAGCGCACTGAATGATGGCCTGCACCAGCGGATGGGCGAAATTCGCGATAGCGCCTACGGCGCCGATGTGGGCGGTGAGGTGTTCGCCCGTGTCGTGGGTAGCCAGCTGAACTACACGCGCAATCTTTCGTTCCAGCGCTACGGCTACGATTTCGACCAGCAGATCAACGCGCTGCAGGTTGGCGCGGGCATCGTGGCCGTCGATACCGACCACGGCTCGATTCGTGCCGGCTGGGCGCTCGACCACGGCACCACCCGGGTTACGCCGAGTGCCGCTGATGGCAACAGCTATGCGAAGTACTACGCCAACGGTGGCGCCGCCTGGGTCACCTACGAGCACGGCAGCGGCCTGTGGGTCGACGGCATCATCGGTGTCACCCGCTATCACGGCGATGTCAGCACGGACCTGCGTGGCGACGAGGTGGGCAAGGTGCATGCGCAGGGCTGGACCATGTCGGTGGAAGTGGGCAAGCCGCTGCCGCTCGGTGGCGACTGGACCGTGGAGCCGCAGTTCCAGTTCCGCGTGCAGCAGCTGAACTTCCGTGATTTCCGCGACAAGGATGGGCTGGATATCCGTCTTGGTAATAGCGTGCAGGCCACCTCGCGCCTGGGTATCCAGGTGGGCCGCACCGCCAACCCGCTGTTCGCGCCGTATGGCCGCCTGGACTTTATCCACACCAGTAACGGAAATCCCACGTTGCAGGCCTCCAGCGAGGCGTGGAACGCGGGTGATACGTTCCAGACCGGCAGCACTGGCAACTCCTACCGCGTGGCCGCGGGCGTCACCAGCCAGCTCACCGACCACGTGCAGCTCTACGGCGAAGGCACCTGGCGCCACTACGTAGGTAGCTACGGCCTGAAAGGCTGGTCCGGCAACGCAGGCATCCGCATCACCTTCTAAGGCCCCTGTAGGAGCGCGCTTGCGCGCGATAGGGCTTGCGACACCCCCCATCGCGAGCAAGCTCGCTCCTACAGTTCACTCGAGGGGTTTAAACAAGACTTTGCGTACCAATGTCGATGGAGTTGTCTTCCTCCCACACCAACGGAGTCCATCGATGGCAAGCGTGAATGCAGCGTCAAGTGGCAGCTTCAAGATCGGCGGTGACCTCGAGGTGCATCGCCTCGGTTTCGGCGCCATGCGCATTACGGGCAAGGGCATCTGGGGCGATCCCGCCGACCCGGTCAAGGCCAAGGCCACACTTAAGAAATTACCTGAGCTTGGGGTTAATTTCATCGATACGGCCGATAGTTACGGCCCATATGTAAGCGAAGATCTCATTCGCGAAGTCCTGCATCCCTACAAGGGTATGGTCATCGCCACCAAGGGTGGCCTGACCCGCCACGGGCCGGATATCTGGGCCCCGGTGGGCCGTCCGGAATACCTGCGCCAGTGCGTCCTGATGAGCCTGCGCCGCCTCGGCGTCGAGCGCATCGATCTGTGGCAGCTTCACCGCGTCGACGAAAAGGTGCCCGCGGACGAACAGTTCGACGTGATCAAGCAGATGCAGAAGGAAGGGCTGATCCGCCACGCCGGTCTGTCTGAAGTCAGCGTCGCGCAGATCGAAGCGGCGCAGAAGTACTTCAAGGTCACCACGGTGCAGAACCTCTACAACCTGGGTAACCGCCAGAGCGAGGCTGTGCTCGACTACTGCGAGAAGCACGATATCGGCTTCATCCCCTGGTTCCCGCTCGCCGCGGGCGAACTGGCGAAAGAAGGTTCGGTACTGTCGAAGATCGCCGGCAAGCTCGGCGCCAGCAACGGCCAGGTGGCCCTCGCATGGCTGCTGAAACGCTCGAAGGTGATGCTGCCGATCCCAGGCACCGGTGACCCGGAGCATCTGGAAGAAAACATCAAGGGCGCCTCCCTGCAGCTCTCGCAGGAAGACTACGACGCCCTGGAACACGCAGTGAAATAACCCGAAGCGCACCACGACGCCGGCGCCCGATGGCGCCCCACGTCATGACGCCGGCGCCTCGCGGCGCCGTCACCCCTGTAGGAGCGCGCTTGCGCGCGATGGGTGCTTGCGGCACCCGTGAATCGCGCGCAAGCGCGCTCCTACAAGGGGTTTTGGTTCGTGGTGGGTCTTGGTTAGTGCAGTTTGACGGGCGGGTAGGTGGTGCGCCGCAGGCGATCGGCAATCCACAGCGCCGTGGCGCGGCCGTAGCCGTGCAAGGTCACGCGGTGCATCTGCTCCAGCGAGACGTAAAGCATCTTCGCCAGCCAGCCGCGCATCGGGATCGAGCGGCCCTTCGGCACGGAAGGCACTTCGCCTGCACCCTGGCGTACGCCAAGCGACACCAGCGTGCCCTTGGCGTGGTAACGGAAAGGTTCCGCGCTGCGACCTTCGAGCAAGCGCGGCAGCGCCTTCGCCAGCCAGTTCGCCTGCTGGTGCGCGGCCTGCGCCGTCGGCGGCACCACGGTGCCCTCGGGGCTGAAGGCCGCGTAGGCACAATCGCCAATGGCGTAAATGTCCTTGACGCCCTTCGCGGCCAGGTGCGAATCGACCACGATACGACGGTCGCGCGAGAGCTCAAACGGCCCCAGCGCCGTGACGAAATCATGGCCGATCACACCGGCCGCCCACACCTGGATATCGCAGGGCAGGTGCGAGTCGTCGCTCAGCGTGAACGAGCCCTGCTGCACGGACTTCACGCCCACACCCACGCGAACATGCACGCCCATGCGTTCCAGGATGCGCTGCGCCCAGGCGGAGGTGCGCGGATCCACGGCAGGAAGCACGCGCGGGGCCATGTCCATCAGCGTGATTTCAAGCTTCGTCGCCGGCGAGAGACCGCCATAGCGATGCATATCGTTGAAGGCGTGATGCAGCTCGGCCGCCAGCTCCACGCCGGTGGCGCCTGCGCCCACGATGCCGATGCGGATCTTGACGCTCGGGTCGCCCGCGGTGCGCAGGGCCAGTGCGAGGATGCGTCGGCGCAGCTGCACGGCCTGGGTGGGGCTATCGAGCATGTCGCAATACTCGAGCACGCCCGGGGTGCCGAAGTCGTTCACACGCGTGCCGAACGCGAGCACCAGCGTGTCGTAGCCCAGCTTGCGGGCCGGGAGGATCAGCTCATCGGTGCCGGGCAGGTGCACCTCGGCCAGGTCGATCTGCTTGGCTTCCGCATCCACATGGCGGATCGCACCCGGCTCGTAGCGGTAGCCGTGGGTGGTGCCGTGGGCGAGGAAGGGCACGGCCTCTTCGCCGTCGCCCAGCAGGCCGGCGGCCAGTTCGTGTAGCCGCGGCTTCCAGAAGTGCGTGGGGTCGCGGTCGACCAGGACGACCTCGTTCGTGGCCTGCCGACCGAGACGGGTGGCGAGCTCGACGCCGGCAGCGCCGCCGCCGACGATCACGACGCGATGTCTGGTTGATGTCATGTAAGGTTTCCTGATGAGCTAAAGAACTGATCGGGAGCATAAAAGGAAATAGGTCACTTGCTTGCGAAGTTCAGGCTTTTCCTGTACATCCGTGACACCATGCCACACCTCCTCCGACGACGAACCTGAGTTTTTGAGCCCCGGCGCCCTGCGCCGCCGCCTTCGTTTTGTCCCTGGAGATCGCATGTCCCTGTCGCTTTCAGCGCGGGTGGACGAGGCCCTGGCCTCGGCATTCCACCTGCTTGCGCTGCCCCCTGAACTCGCCCACGCCGAACCCTCGTCCCGCCCCGAGCTGGGCGATTTCCAGTGCCATGCCGCGCTCGCCGCGGCGCGGGTCGTCCGGCGGCCGCCGCGGGCCATCGCCGATGAGATCGCCGCGGCCCTTCGTGGGGATGCGCGCTTTGCCGCTGTGGAGGTGGCTGGCCCGGGCTTTGTGAACCTGCGGCTCGCCGATGGGTTCCTCGCGGGGGTGGCGGCCACGACGCTCGTCGACCCGGCGCTAGGGGTTCGCAACGAGGGCGAGGGCCAGCTCGTCGTGCTCGATTTTGGCGGCCCCAATGTCGCCAAGCCCCTGCACGTGGGTCATCTCCGTTCGCTCGTGCTCGGCGAAAGCCTGCGCCGCATCCACGGGGCACTGGGCTGGCGGACGCATGGCGACGCACACCTGGGTGACTGGGGCCTGCAGATGGGCATGCTGAGCTCCGCGATCCGCCGCACGTCGCCGTCGCTGCCGTACTTCACCGGTGCGGGCCCTTATCCGTCCGAGCCGCCGGTAACGCTCGATGAACTGGAGCGCCTCTATCCCGAAGCTGCCGCGGCGAGCCGGGAGGATCCGGCGCGCATGGCTGAAGCGCGCGCCGATACGGCGGCACTGCAAGCGGGTGATCCCGGTTTGCTCGCCCTCTGGCACACGCTGCGCCAGTTGAGCGTTGATGCGCAGGTGCAGGATTTCGCCTTGCTCGATGTGCATTTCGACGCGCTGGATGGCGAGAGCGATGTGCGCGATGCGATCGCACCGCTGGTCGAGAATCTGCGGGCGCGCGGCGTCGCGCGCGATAGCGACGGCGCGCTGGTTATCGATGTGGCCTTGCCAGGCGATGCCACCGAGATGCCGCCCCTGCTACTCGCCAAAAGCGACGGTGCCGCGCTTTATGCGACGACGGATCTGGCGACGTTACAGGCTCGCGCGCAGATGCCTGGCCTCGCGAAGGTTATCTATGTCGTCGATCAGCGCCAGGCACTGCATTTCCAGCAGGTGTTTCGCGCCGCACGCCGGGCAGGCATCGCCGACGGCGTTGACCTCGTGCACGCCGGCTTCGGTACGGTGAACGGTAAGGACGGTAAGCCGTTCAAGACACGCCAGGGCGGCGTGGCGCGGCTGCGGGATCTGCTCGACGAAGCGGTGGAGCGTGCGGGTGAGCGCGTGGAAAGTTCCGAGCGTGTCGCCGTGGATGAGCGGGCAGGGCTCGCGGCCATGATCGGCATCGCGGCGGTGAAGTTCGCGGACCTCTCGGGTGACCGGCTATCGGGCTACGTATTCGACGCCGAACGGCTGGTCGCGTTCGAAGGGAAAACCGGGCCGTACCTGCAGTACGCGGTGGTGCGGATGCGTTCCATCCTTGAAAAAGCGGGTGCACAGCCCGCGGAACAACAGGTGGGCATCCCGCACGCGACGCAACCGGTGGAACGCGAGCTGGTGCTCGCGTGCCTCGCGTTCGGCGACAAGGTCAGTGAAGCCGCACACCTGCTGCAACCCGGTGTGCTCGCCGCGTGGGCATACGACATCGCCCAGCGCTTCAGCAAGTTCTACGACCGCTGCCCGATCCTGCGCGAGGAAGACGATGCGGTACGCGCACACCGGCTCGGCATCTGCCAGCTCACGCTAGCCGTCCTGCAGCGCGCACTCATCCTGCTGGGCATCACCGTCCCAACTCGCATGTAACGCCAACGCTCTTGTAGGAGCGCGCTTGCGCGCGATGGGTGCTTGCGGCAAGACCCATCGCGCGCAAGCGCGCTCCTACAGGGGGCGTTACTTGTGGCTGTACGCCTCGACGGCGTCCATCACGCGGGCGGAATACACCAGCGCCGCACCGGCATTCAGCGCGATCGCTACGCCCAGCGCCTCACTGATTTCTTCGCGCGTGGCACCGGCCTTCAGCGCGGCATCGGTATGCACCGTGATACAGCCATCGCAACGGCTCGTGACCGCGACGGCGAGCGAGATCAGCTCACGCGTCTTCGCACCGAGCGAACCTTCCTTGCCGGCATTCGCATTCGAGAGCGTCTGGTAACCCTTCACCGTATCCGGGCTCAGTTTGCCGATCTCGCCAATACGGCCCATGAGTTCTTTCTTGTAGGCAACCCAGTCAAGCATGTTCGTGACTCCATCAATGGCGGCACGGGGTGCGCCGTCGTGAGAGATAGTTTGTCACCACCCCCTGCGCGGCCAAATGCTCAAATGGCGCGTGTTTTGGCGAAATCGTCTCACCCGACCATTTCGGATCAAAAAGAGGACAGGACGTCGCACCTTGCTGACCGGCCACTGGCCCCCGGCGGCGGCCCTGCTAGGGTCCTGCCTGTCGCATTTATTGATTCGGAGAGGGACTCTCATGACCCAGCCGGCCACCCAGGCGGCACGTCTTGGCTGCGCGGATTGCGGCCTGCATGCCATTTGCCTTCCTGAAGGCGTCGACGAGGGCGGGCTGGCCCGTCTCGATCGCCTGACCCGCTCGCGCAGCACCTACCAGCGCGGCGATTCCGTCTACCGGCAAGGACAGCCGTTCAACGCCCTCTACGTCGTGCGCTCGGGCGCTGTCCGTGTCGCCCTCGGTGATGCGGATGGCAGCCAGCAGGTGCTGGGCTTCCGCCTTCCGGGCGAGATCCTCGGCATCGATGCCTTGCTCGACGACACTCACCGCACTGATGCCACCGCGCTTGAGCGCACCACGGTGTGCGAAGTGCCGTTCGCGCGGCTCGAAGACCTGTTCCAGCAATTGCCCGGCTTGCAGCGGAAGATGATGCGCGAACTCGGCCGCGAGGTCGCCGATGCGCAGCGTCACGTGCTCGCCATGGGCCGCCAGCAGGCCCTCGAACGTGTCGCCTTGTTCCTGCGCGGGCTGCTTGAACGCTACGACAGGTTGTCGCGCCCGACCGACTGCGTGCGCCTGCCGATGGGCCGCAGCGACATCGCCTGCTATCTGGGCCTCGCGGTGGAAACCGTCAGCCGGGCGTTGGGGCGCATGGAAGAGCATGGTGTGCTCTCGGCCAGTGGACGCCACCTGCGCATCCACCGGCGTGATCTTCTTGATGCATTGTGTGCCACCGACGCTACGAGCGACCGCAAAAGGAACTGACGCAGGTCAGGAATGTGGGGGCAGGGGGTTTCTAACCTTCTGCTTGCCGGCCCCGACGGTCGGCACTTAGCCCACAAGGAGTCACCCCGTGCTTCAGCTCAAGACCCTCGCCGTCGCCCTGTTGCTCGCCGCGCCGATCGCGGCCCAGGCCGCGGATACGGATGCCAACTGGACCCTGCATGTCGGCGCCCACGTCGTCGATCCGAAATCGGATACCGGCCAGCTCGCCGGCATGAACGCCAGCATCAGCAAGAGCACCCGTCCGACCTTCAGCGTCGAGTACCGCTTCGCGCCCGGTTGGTCGGCCGAGGTACTGGCCGCCCTCCCGTTCAAGCACGACGTGCGCCTCAATGGCACCCAGGCCGTCAGCGTGAAGCAGCTACCCCCGACGATCGGTGTGCTCTACCACTTCATGGAAGGCCAGGCGATCTCGCCGTTCGTCGGTGCGGGCATTAACTACACGCTGTTCTTCGACAAGAAGGGCCGCAACGCACTCGACGGCACCCACGTGTCGATGCAGAACAGTTGGGGCGCCGCTGGCCACGCCGGCGTGGATATCCGCCTGAACGACCGTTGGCTGTTCACCGTCGACGCGCGCTACATGGATATCGACACGAAGGTGAAGGTGAACGGCGCCCGCGTCGGCACGGCCCACGTGGATCCCTGGGTCTACGGCCTGAGCTTCGGCTACCGCCTGTAAGTCCCGCTCGCGTGGGAGCCCACACGGTGGGCTCCTACAGCGCTTCGTCTTGTCCACGTGGCCGGGTGCCCTGATACTCGCCTTTCCTCAGGCGCCAGACCGACCCCATGGACGCACTCACCCGGATACTGGAGCTCGCCCGCGTACGCGGCGCCCTCGACCTGCGTTGCCAACTCGCGGGTGGGTTCAGCCTGGACCACGAGGATGCGGGCCCGGGCGAAGCGCCGTTCCATCTGGTGCTGGCCGGCGAAGGGGTCATGGAATTGCCGGGCCGCCGTACGCTGGATCTGCGTGCGGGCGACCTGGTCGTGCTGCCGCACGGCACCAGCCACCGGGTCCGCGATACCCACGGTGGGTTGAGCGAGGCCCCCATCACGATCGACACCAGCGGGCCGCTGGCGATCAAACGCAG
This genomic interval carries:
- a CDS encoding hybrid sensor histidine kinase/response regulator — protein: MRWFAGAILACLAPLAFAVDTPPTPSEWAAAHPVVRIAIDDQQGGRIGGQASNPLVTQYLALAQAKTGLRFVVVHTSSWEESVAAFKAGRIDLLPSLTDRLVADLGSDALWSRPFYVGHTLLITRTVGPARVTLADLDGRTIAYKGGGEYDSWLRRSHPSIHRLPLADVHQVLAAVESGIADAGLGIDVTYHPIVRRDYGLSLRIAGDIPEMPVSVRLAVHKDAPQLLTLIDESLGRISVGENEAVIERWLETAYLRAPTVAHIASVYRVEIALGVALAMALVFALWQMRRAQLASRRGEQQKTLLLAVMSHEVRNAVNAVTSSIELMARAPMDGAQRDLMAIAQSSARNLQGMLRSALDYTRTEAEGFTPDLAACDALAVAREVLQGHAAAIEQKGLAVRLDLPMGALPWLLLDETRLRQVLENLLSNAVKFTDRGHVGIALWQVVDGDAPRRLVFEVFDTGAGISVERRRGLFRPFVQAHGRRSRRLGGTGLGLGICREIVNHLGGRLVLSSEEGVGTSVRVELPTSLVPSVPVVEPAAADSAASHGGVVLLVEDHPANRQIIAAQLRFLGFETMAADHGQAAIDAFEPGKFAAVLLDCELPDMQGYDIAAELRARERRTDSSRTPFIAISATQGEEHIQRCNESGIDIVMGKPLSLDRLREALSPPAHEDDVFSLFRAEGARDLDAALAAAGRGDVTAARQSLHRVHGAALVLRLTQLEAPISAVTGALAGDPLNLDRHAKALREALAGVGFTAVSQDED
- a CDS encoding autotransporter outer membrane beta-barrel domain-containing protein is translated as MHASRPARVRRARLCQAIAVALVFQASAVAARTLQPGQNYTVVQGDPVEAWVARGGGSLTLMPGASTLNIALTTSTLTATNATIASSGAGTSDMALSVANGSSATLQGGVIRSENGTGLAIIGIGGSEGSDQAATATLNGTAVSGGYQGAIVSNGGYLTAVGASIAGTGANSRGLLVNTGTAELTGGTHVSGVVNGAVLLGDARGGDVDDPGRHLIVDGSIVQGGTGAAVLVQYGLPAWANGTVSVVNGGQLVGGNGVAIQVQNRMHADIDIATSSVVGDIVGAGNATANLTLGDKASLRGAVNGAGIDTGIDATARWETTGASSIGGLRLDGALAFAPAAGFTTVNVAGDLSGQGGNITFNTRMNEGGAIAAQATDRLLVHGNVTTTGTTLVSVTSTGDGALTDLNRNGVVDNNEGISLIQVAGNSRADAFALAGSYVAAGPYQYTLHAFGPGEVDAAQSQLGAGSGFQWDYRLGNRYVTDCSDDCAPPVTPEDPERPPVDRAAVVPQLPAYMLAPMALQNYGSALNDGLHQRMGEIRDSAYGADVGGEVFARVVGSQLNYTRNLSFQRYGYDFDQQINALQVGAGIVAVDTDHGSIRAGWALDHGTTRVTPSAADGNSYAKYYANGGAAWVTYEHGSGLWVDGIIGVTRYHGDVSTDLRGDEVGKVHAQGWTMSVEVGKPLPLGGDWTVEPQFQFRVQQLNFRDFRDKDGLDIRLGNSVQATSRLGIQVGRTANPLFAPYGRLDFIHTSNGNPTLQASSEAWNAGDTFQTGSTGNSYRVAAGVTSQLTDHVQLYGEGTWRHYVGSYGLKGWSGNAGIRITF
- a CDS encoding aldo/keto reductase; amino-acid sequence: MASVNAASSGSFKIGGDLEVHRLGFGAMRITGKGIWGDPADPVKAKATLKKLPELGVNFIDTADSYGPYVSEDLIREVLHPYKGMVIATKGGLTRHGPDIWAPVGRPEYLRQCVLMSLRRLGVERIDLWQLHRVDEKVPADEQFDVIKQMQKEGLIRHAGLSEVSVAQIEAAQKYFKVTTVQNLYNLGNRQSEAVLDYCEKHDIGFIPWFPLAAGELAKEGSVLSKIAGKLGASNGQVALAWLLKRSKVMLPIPGTGDPEHLEENIKGASLQLSQEDYDALEHAVK
- a CDS encoding NAD(P)/FAD-dependent oxidoreductase codes for the protein MTSTRHRVVIVGGGAAGVELATRLGRQATNEVVLVDRDPTHFWKPRLHELAAGLLGDGEEAVPFLAHGTTHGYRYEPGAIRHVDAEAKQIDLAEVHLPGTDELILPARKLGYDTLVLAFGTRVNDFGTPGVLEYCDMLDSPTQAVQLRRRILALALRTAGDPSVKIRIGIVGAGATGVELAAELHHAFNDMHRYGGLSPATKLEITLMDMAPRVLPAVDPRTSAWAQRILERMGVHVRVGVGVKSVQQGSFTLSDDSHLPCDIQVWAAGVIGHDFVTALGPFELSRDRRIVVDSHLAAKGVKDIYAIGDCAYAAFSPEGTVVPPTAQAAHQQANWLAKALPRLLEGRSAEPFRYHAKGTLVSLGVRQGAGEVPSVPKGRSIPMRGWLAKMLYVSLEQMHRVTLHGYGRATALWIADRLRRTTYPPVKLH
- the argS gene encoding arginine--tRNA ligase, whose amino-acid sequence is MSLSLSARVDEALASAFHLLALPPELAHAEPSSRPELGDFQCHAALAAARVVRRPPRAIADEIAAALRGDARFAAVEVAGPGFVNLRLADGFLAGVAATTLVDPALGVRNEGEGQLVVLDFGGPNVAKPLHVGHLRSLVLGESLRRIHGALGWRTHGDAHLGDWGLQMGMLSSAIRRTSPSLPYFTGAGPYPSEPPVTLDELERLYPEAAAASREDPARMAEARADTAALQAGDPGLLALWHTLRQLSVDAQVQDFALLDVHFDALDGESDVRDAIAPLVENLRARGVARDSDGALVIDVALPGDATEMPPLLLAKSDGAALYATTDLATLQARAQMPGLAKVIYVVDQRQALHFQQVFRAARRAGIADGVDLVHAGFGTVNGKDGKPFKTRQGGVARLRDLLDEAVERAGERVESSERVAVDERAGLAAMIGIAAVKFADLSGDRLSGYVFDAERLVAFEGKTGPYLQYAVVRMRSILEKAGAQPAEQQVGIPHATQPVERELVLACLAFGDKVSEAAHLLQPGVLAAWAYDIAQRFSKFYDRCPILREEDDAVRAHRLGICQLTLAVLQRALILLGITVPTRM
- a CDS encoding carboxymuconolactone decarboxylase family protein; translation: MLDWVAYKKELMGRIGEIGKLSPDTVKGYQTLSNANAGKEGSLGAKTRELISLAVAVTSRCDGCITVHTDAALKAGATREEISEALGVAIALNAGAALVYSARVMDAVEAYSHK
- a CDS encoding cyclic nucleotide-binding domain-containing protein, whose translation is MTQPATQAARLGCADCGLHAICLPEGVDEGGLARLDRLTRSRSTYQRGDSVYRQGQPFNALYVVRSGAVRVALGDADGSQQVLGFRLPGEILGIDALLDDTHRTDATALERTTVCEVPFARLEDLFQQLPGLQRKMMRELGREVADAQRHVLAMGRQQALERVALFLRGLLERYDRLSRPTDCVRLPMGRSDIACYLGLAVETVSRALGRMEEHGVLSASGRHLRIHRRDLLDALCATDATSDRKRN
- a CDS encoding OmpW/AlkL family protein: MLQLKTLAVALLLAAPIAAQAADTDANWTLHVGAHVVDPKSDTGQLAGMNASISKSTRPTFSVEYRFAPGWSAEVLAALPFKHDVRLNGTQAVSVKQLPPTIGVLYHFMEGQAISPFVGAGINYTLFFDKKGRNALDGTHVSMQNSWGAAGHAGVDIRLNDRWLFTVDARYMDIDTKVKVNGARVGTAHVDPWVYGLSFGYRL